CAGATCTCGCCCATCGCGACCTTGACCTCTTCGTTTTGAATCTTCACCGCGCCGGTGAACGCCGCACCGACGATCGCGGCATTTCCGAGGAAATAGAGAACGCTGAAGACCACAGCGAACTTGTTCAGGCAGCTGGACCAGGCTCTGGTACGCAGACCGAGCGATTGGAACATGCTAGCCAAGCCATGGCTCAAGTGCCAGCTCAGCAGAGCGATGGCGATCAGGTAGAACGCCGCCACCAAAGGCTGCTGGAAGCCAAGCACCATCATGGTGTGCACGTCCGCCACCACTTCGCCATGAAGCATGGTGGTCGGATAGAAGGCCTCGCCATGCGTGTTCTTCGTAGTGAAGTGCATGATGTGGTACACGATAAACGCCAGGACGATCAGCCCGCTGTAGCGCATGGTGCGCGACGCGTAGGACGCCTTGAGCGTCTGCTGGTTGGCGTAGTCCTTGGGACCGCGAGCCGCTTTGTTTTCCATCACGAGAGCGACTGCCATCCAGACATGAAGCAGCACAGTGACCAAAAGGAAACCGCGAATCACCCAGAGAGCCGGGCCAAGATTTTGCAGGAAATGGGCATATGCATTGATTTTCTCAGGCGGAGAGAAAATCTGCAGATTTCCGACCAAATGGCCGACGACGAAACCGAACAGAATAAGCCCGGTCACGGCCATTACGATCTTCTTGCCGATCGACGTGTTGAAGAGTGCTTGGAGAATATTCATCGGATAAAACAGTCCTGAACTCCTTGATTAGATTATCGAATAACCTACTCCGAGAGTCGGTGGAAACGGGTA
This Pelagicoccus sp. SDUM812003 DNA region includes the following protein-coding sequences:
- a CDS encoding succinate dehydrogenase cytochrome b subunit — translated: MNILQALFNTSIGKKIVMAVTGLILFGFVVGHLVGNLQIFSPPEKINAYAHFLQNLGPALWVIRGFLLVTVLLHVWMAVALVMENKAARGPKDYANQQTLKASYASRTMRYSGLIVLAFIVYHIMHFTTKNTHGEAFYPTTMLHGEVVADVHTMMVLGFQQPLVAAFYLIAIALLSWHLSHGLASMFQSLGLRTRAWSSCLNKFAVVFSVLYFLGNAAIVGAAFTGAVKIQNEEVKVAMGEICSVNCEVCETVQAKH